One stretch of Clavibacter californiensis DNA includes these proteins:
- a CDS encoding response regulator transcription factor — MRESVMVVEDDVEMGALLVRGLTGDGYDVDLFTNGLDALTASREREHSAAILDVMLPGMSGFELCRHLRSAGRALPVIMLTARDALEDRVFGLDAGADDYLAKPFHFEELSARLRAMLRRERTSQRAPILVGDLRVDLLARAATVGPTALPLSPKEFAVLRVLAARAGGFVSRDAILREVWGSTDFVAHNIAEQYVSYVRRKLLASGATAEIVTRRGVGYRLGPTT, encoded by the coding sequence ATGCGGGAGTCGGTGATGGTCGTCGAGGACGACGTCGAGATGGGCGCCCTCCTCGTGCGCGGCCTCACGGGCGACGGCTACGACGTCGACCTCTTCACGAACGGCCTCGACGCCCTGACCGCCTCCCGCGAGCGCGAGCACTCCGCCGCGATCCTCGACGTCATGCTCCCCGGCATGAGCGGCTTCGAGCTCTGCCGCCATCTCCGCTCCGCGGGACGCGCACTCCCGGTGATCATGCTCACGGCCCGCGACGCCCTCGAGGACCGCGTGTTCGGCCTGGACGCCGGTGCGGACGACTACCTCGCCAAGCCCTTCCACTTCGAGGAGCTGTCGGCGCGGCTGCGGGCGATGCTCCGACGCGAGCGCACGAGCCAGCGCGCGCCGATCCTCGTGGGCGACCTGCGGGTGGATCTCCTGGCGCGCGCGGCCACCGTCGGCCCGACCGCCCTCCCGCTCAGCCCGAAGGAGTTCGCGGTGCTGCGGGTGCTCGCGGCGCGCGCGGGCGGGTTCGTGTCGCGGGACGCGATCCTCCGCGAGGTGTGGGGATCGACGGACTTCGTCGCGCACAACATCGCCGAGCAGTACGTGAGCTACGTGCGCCGCAAGCTGCTCGCGAGCGGGGCGACGGCGGAGATCGTCACGCGCCGCGGCGTGGGGTACCGGCTGGGGC